CAGACAAACTTGATCAAATTGCCGATGAACTTGCGGTAGACATCGAACTGGAAATCCCGGAGCCCACGGTAACCCACTAGCCAAACTGCCCAGGTGCGGCCAGGGCATCGCTTGCACTCTACATTGCCACTGGCCGCAACCCATGTATACGACGTTTAACCCAGCTGCTGTAGATCACCACAATCGACTCAAGTTGAACGCGTAATCGCCTCAAAATTTCCAAATCGCTGCGGGCTTTCGCAGTTAAACCCGTAGAACCTTTGCAGCCACCCTTGCACTTTTGGCGTTAATTTGGGCCGCAACAGTGCGCCTACATTCCCCAAGGGCTACAGGCGTTCGCGCCAGAAAATCACCCGGTCGTGGCCACGGTAGGTTTCAAAATTTACGGTAAAGCGCGGCAGGGCTACATCGCTGTAATCGCCGTCTGCATCCCAATCGAATCGCAAATGCGGATAGTTCGCAAGAGACACCTCAATGGGGTAGCTCACAGTCACCCCCGTGGCTCCATAGGCAACACCGGCTCGCCCCTGGCAAAACCCCACCGCCAGCGCGCTGAAACACACCTGTGAACCTAATGGGTCTGAAAAATCAAAACGGCTGGTTACACCTGCGCGGGTAACGTCGATTGTTTGTGCGGCAACATCCAGACTTGTGGTGGCGCCAATAAAGTCAATTTGGCTCAAGGCAATGGCCGTGCAGTTGTCGTTTGCCGAAACAGTAAATTGTGCACCATCGTACACCTCCGTTTGCCAGAACATCGGTATTGCCGCCGACTCAGGGCCAAAAGCATCTTTTGCCCGCAAGCGGCCATAACGCTGTATGGAACGGCCAAGCAAGCCGTGCTCGAAGCTGCCATCATTGTCTACATCCAAGTCGAGCGCCGCGCTTGCTAGCGCTACACCGTCGGCATCTTGCACCTGCAATCCAAAATCCAAATCCGTGAAAGGCCCATCAGGCGCGCCACCTGCCTGACGCGTAAACGTGGCCGGATCAACTTGCACAGCGCCCACGCCCGCACTCCAGCTCACACTGGTTTGCCAGGCTGCCAGCCGTGCACTTAAATCGTCACTTGCGCTGCGTGCACCGTAGGCAAAACTCCCGAGTGACGCCCCAAGCTTTGCAAAACTGCCTTCATAGTTTGTGGTAACGGCAGGTGTGGGGCGCGCGTTCAAGGCAGTCAAGGTGTAATCCAATGCAAAGGCCTGCTCCATATAGGTGAAACCCGTGCACCCCTCTGCAAGGCTACCGGGCTGTAGCGCAAAGGCTGCAGGGTAAAACCGGCCCACATACGCCGAGCCGCGAATCTTTTGTGTGCGTGCGCTCCCCATAGCCAGGTAATTGCCATCGGCAATTTGGCTGTTAAGTTCAATGGCGCCTACCTCACCAAAATAAAGGGCGCCACTGGTACCACTACCGCCGGTGAAGCTTGTGAGCAGGCGCCCGTCGCCTGCACTTTCACCATTACCCAGGCCCGGGTCTGCCCCACCGGCTGGCGCAATTAGCCGCGAAGTAAGCTGCACGCCCTCGGCGCTGCTTTCCTGCCCGAAAGCCGGCGCTGCCGCATTATCTTGTAACTGGGCACCTGTACTCGGGTTACCATCAGCGTGGCCATCGGCTACACCGTCGTCATTGGTGTCGTCCAGAGCCTGCCAAAGTACCGCGCGCGCCGTTGCCGAAAAGTTTTGCCCAGCCGGTACAAACGCAGGGCCGCTCGCACTTACCCCTGCGGGGTTAGCTGTGGCACGCACATCAAAGGCAAAAGGGCGCACAATTTGTTGCGCAGTGGCGCCGGTGATGGGTTGGTCTGAAAAGCTGCCCGAGGCATCTTTAAACTGAGTGATGTACTTGCCAACATCAGTGGTTAACAACTCAAAGCTCGCAGTTCCAGCCACAAAAGGCAAAGTTACATTGGCCGTGGCGGGCTCGGCATTTGGCAATGTGTAAACGCCGCTTGCCGTGCGCAACTGTGGCGCACTGCCTGCAGGGTCGTCTGTGTTGCGCGTAACCCACGCCTTGACATTAGCTACCTGGTAATTAGTGGCTTGCCCACAACTGCCGGTGGCCGGATCTCTACGCAGCATATCAATGCGGTAATCGTGATCGCGCCCGGCCACGATGTCTGCACCCAGGGTATCGGTGGTTTGAATATCAAAGGCGTTTTCCGAGAATGTGAGCGACGCACTGGTTGAACTCACACCTGAATTGCTATCTGCCACTGTAATGGTGAGTTGCTCTGCGTGTTGGT
This genomic stretch from Simiduia sp. 21SJ11W-1 harbors:
- a CDS encoding LamG domain-containing protein, with protein sequence MKKMLRFLVFVLLSTVSLSAFAQLCTAIFPDAVSNSDNGGKITLADSSTIFNSPDNILDTRTLSVPTYNNLSCNGQICTKSDSIVPTGNPLTIPNGSDVTVGFQQTLSLAPGNYGQLQLNSEAVLLLSPGDYTFSKSSSLLSKSAIRLSSDGTVRLWFKDNLTLNSQTQIGTASTFRHFFMYSVKSFNFGSPSTFYGALYAEGDVTLANLAHIYGAATAKNDILLVSASFVTFDASKVASIDFGTFCTGAQTLPVPVAEYRLENPNWTGLGGEVTDSGPNGLHGRAIYYNSGYPTSSNASPAIAGDPGTCRYGIFNGTNTGHLRIEDNSLLDLPSALSVGVWIYPTFVAGSGLRTIVSKDENFEFHLNANREVYWWWGGGSRSLTTTGTALALNTWHHIVITYAVGEQKIYINGVERAATNYNGSMTLNNDPLLIGTDLNYNSRNFIGRIDEVVVYDKTLSAGQVSLLMNQTHPCINVASLGSFEINTGGGTASVCTPKEISIIARDTTGAVIPYYSGNVALTTSTGNGDWSATSNGNPSSDPPFNAVVPGANDSGRASYAFGGSNDGGAVALFLSNQHAEQLTITVADSNSGVSSTSASLTFSENAFDIQTTDTLGADIVAGRDHDYRIDMLRRDPATGSCGQATNYQVANVKAWVTRNTDDPAGSAPQLRTASGVYTLPNAEPATANVTLPFVAGTASFELLTTDVGKYITQFKDASGSFSDQPITGATAQQIVRPFAFDVRATANPAGVSASGPAFVPAGQNFSATARAVLWQALDDTNDDGVADGHADGNPSTGAQLQDNAAAPAFGQESSAEGVQLTSRLIAPAGGADPGLGNGESAGDGRLLTSFTGGSGTSGALYFGEVGAIELNSQIADGNYLAMGSARTQKIRGSAYVGRFYPAAFALQPGSLAEGCTGFTYMEQAFALDYTLTALNARPTPAVTTNYEGSFAKLGASLGSFAYGARSASDDLSARLAAWQTSVSWSAGVGAVQVDPATFTRQAGGAPDGPFTDLDFGLQVQDADGVALASAALDLDVDNDGSFEHGLLGRSIQRYGRLRAKDAFGPESAAIPMFWQTEVYDGAQFTVSANDNCTAIALSQIDFIGATTSLDVAAQTIDVTRAGVTSRFDFSDPLGSQVCFSALAVGFCQGRAGVAYGATGVTVSYPIEVSLANYPHLRFDWDADGDYSDVALPRFTVNFETYRGHDRVIFWRERL